A stretch of Arctopsyche grandis isolate Sample6627 chromosome 9, ASM5162203v2, whole genome shotgun sequence DNA encodes these proteins:
- the LOC143916606 gene encoding mitochondrial pyruvate carrier 2-like produces the protein MSAIYRAVIKAADPAVPQALRPFWQHPAGPKTIFFWAPAFKWGLVIAGIGDLQRPAEKLSLSQSGSLAATGLIWSRYSLVIVPKNYSLFAVNVFVAATQCYQFYRAIAYAQSQKVVEKI, from the exons ATGTCGGCCATATATCGTGCGGTTATCAAAGCTGCTGATCCCGCCGTCCCTCAGGCGCTCCGACCATTCTGGCAGCATCCGGCCG GGCCAAAAACAATATTCTTTTGGGCGCCAGCATTCAAATGG GGTTTGGTCATAGCGGGAATCGGTGACTTGCAACGACCAGCTGAGAAACTGTCCTTGTCACAATCAGGCTCTCTGGCCGCTACCGGCTTGATCTGGTCAAGATACTCCTTGGTAATCGTCCCCAAGAACTACAGTCTCTTCGCGGTGAACGTCTTCGTCGCAGCTACCCAATGCTATCAATTTTACAGGGCGATAGCATATGCTCAGTCACAGAAAGTGGTTGAGAAGATATAA
- the LOC143917142 gene encoding uncharacterized protein LOC143917142: MSLSSSTISVGLSSEKMSSRVLKPPGGGHSNIFGPPEEESRPQRPKNNQQNSSMMCEIMGKPVAPPAEKNFSNEPSPSQENAPRNVQMADPKPAQESTRPAPAEKTDSCPARTKVPPGGFSSGFW, translated from the coding sequence ATGTCTTTGTCCTCGTCAACAATCAGTGTGGGTCTCTCCTCTGAAAAAATGTCCAGCCGGGTGTTGAAACCACCTGGTGGCGGACACTCGAACATCTTCGGCCCGCCCGAAGAGGAGTCTCGCCCTCAGCGGCCCAAGAACAACCAGCAGAACTCGTCGATGATGTGCGAGATCATGGGCAAGCCGGTGGCGCCCCCCGCCGAGAAGAACTTCAGCAACGAGCCGTCTCCGTCGCAGGAGAACGCGCCGAGGAACGTGCAGATGGCCGACCCAAAGCCGGCGCAGGAGTCGACGAGGCCGGCTCCGGCCGAAAAGACCGACTCGTGTCCGGCCAGAACCAAAGTACCCCCAGGCGGTTTCTCCTCGGGATTCTGGTGA